A stretch of Falco rusticolus isolate bFalRus1 chromosome 2, bFalRus1.pri, whole genome shotgun sequence DNA encodes these proteins:
- the ING1 gene encoding inhibitor of growth protein 1 isoform X2 — protein MLHCIQRALIRSQELGDEKIQIVSQMVELVENRTRQVDSHVELFETCQETNDTTGNSGKASQDKSKNETIAQAEKPNNKRSRRQRNNENRENASNNHDHDDITSGTPKEKKAKTSKKKKRSKAKAEREASPPDLPIDPNEPTYCLCNQVSYGEMIGCDNDECPIEWFHFSCVGLNHKPKGKWYCPKCRGENEKTMDKALEKSKKERAYNR, from the coding sequence atgtTGCACTGCATACAGAGAGCCTTGATTCGGAGTCAGGAACTGGGGGATGAGAAGATCCAAATAGTCAGTCAGATGGTGGAGCTCGTTGAGAACAGAACAAGGCAAGTGGACAGCCACGTGGAACTGTTTGAGACTTGTCAAGAGACTAATGATACCACTGGAAACAGTGGGAAAGCCAGCCAAGATAAGTCAAAGAATGAGACAATTGCACAGGCTGAAAAGCCCAACAATAAGAGATCGAGGCGGCAAAGGAATAATGAGAATCGAGAAAATGCTTCAAATAATCACGATCACGATGACATCACCTCAGGAACACcgaaggagaagaaagcaaaaacatctAAGAAGAAAAAACGGTCCAAGGCTaaagcagagagggaagcaTCTCCCCCAGACCTTCCTATTGACCCTAACGAGCCAACATACTGCTTGTGCAACCAAGTCTCCTATGGAGAAATGATAGGATGTGATAATGATGAGTGCCCCATTGAGTGGTTTCACTTTTCCTGTGTGGGACTCAATCATAAGCCAAAGGGCAAATGGTACTGCCCCAAATGTAGAGGAGAAAACGAGAAAACTATGGACAAGGCATTGGAGAAGTCTAAAAAAGAAAGGGCTTACAACAGGTAG